From the Procambarus clarkii isolate CNS0578487 chromosome 70, FALCON_Pclarkii_2.0, whole genome shotgun sequence genome, one window contains:
- the LOC123775250 gene encoding period circadian protein isoform X2 has translation MAESDNHGVTMEEQSIDDAKNPGQQESAYGSLESSSQGPSQKSYSGSKSLNSGSSHSSGFGDNADFSENRLKEVKHKDHRRKKSKEKPDKLLLKEKTEKCTKEENDKEREKTRTGEHDPRLTSETASSVATGIEESTSTFNCHSNDGEERADQPTLVYTQALNYIRKIKERSAEQGVPFASRELVQLPQDTHDVAAFLKSFKSSRGFTVAISVQDGTVLQVSPAITDVLGFPKDMLIGQSFIDFVYPKDSINLSSKIIHGLNMPFRSESLNDNYGTSFYCRMRVYHGLKTSGFAVRNKRTHYKPCKMILKFHDASCTDETASTYGPNSSLLLAEVIPVESVYTVPEETPAMGCFSIRHTASCNFSEYDPEAIPYLGHLPQDLTGNSVFDCYHPQDLPLLKYVYEEMVKQQGKPHRSKPYRFRAFNGSYVTLQTEWLCFVNPWTKRIDSIIGQHRVLKGPSDIAIFLDPGDKIQSPLPEEVMKEAQKAQKEIIELLAKPVATYKDPSKAPQEMRRRTLAHMMSSIVDELDSMEKNGNNTAEKNAAPQKLSSQQPLSVVVMPNQPSTFPTNQDQGSVVMGEISPHQDDRCYESNPSTSTPSSYSKLNYAETLQRFFRSHPKTASSDESGDSKMEVSHSGSLDGKSSYHPAFSLCDGSGNHKQLKTLSHSQTLSQSQSGSGSGDNCDHTRKSESTGNGSREMGRTSSDGRSYCHIQLTEEVLSRHNADMQKIFMQRQQTGGKSFKDKYKMKTVKKPTKRPIERTVGMKRCGGIVENEASVHKQPFLAPPAAVSSSSLKPSSADVWISADKTHIPTSGSAGGAVGAVGASTAHGGTITAPSYPSIVPGFYFPASASSMSSLPPVDNLNISQAPGPSLVIPPQQPAFIQPQAPSQEIHVNYMQLGGLPASAHQWINSGMTVPLQYMSAIPGVMYQTVAPPLFNAPPLMLPNVVYQHTTVQPPLGQIPVLLSDGEKRSGVDSEHEQLEPNSQSAKNFNIKQCAAHLRRPDSQATSVKAEPGSARGSTASASGKIISSHSHVAESLRSFVEDTAILSPGCMPKDSEMNCDSSQVSQFSQSTSVQAEAESVGSPGKRDKMALEDREQHHENSSDMVLSITSSSSSLREYKSTDDSMQNVSENFDNSEASSSGMKWNIPRSKCQRPVLNDPPWLEDVKVTPELLYKYQLETKELVDVLRQDMDMLKRIRQPAWVDDQLSSLYNELELEGSSADLQLDDGVTSSSGEDQAGTSTQTPPRKKKSSMYFSKMAMLHEEDAPLPPSEPWAMRQHPAQETSSSSS, from the exons GGGTAACCATGGAGGAACAGTCAATTGATGATGCTAAGAATCCAGGACAACAAGAGTCAGCATATGGTTCCTTGGAGTCCAGTTCCCAAGGCCCATCTCAGAAAAG TTACAGTGGGAGCAAGAGCCTCAATAGTGGATCCAGTCACAGTAGTGGCTTTGGCGATAATGCTGACTTTAG TGAAAACAGATTGAAAGAAGTCAAGCACAAAGACCACAGAAGGAAAAAGTCAAAAGAGAAGCCTGATAAATTGCTGCTTAAGGAGAAGACAGAGAAGTGTACCAAAGAAGAAAATGATAAGGAGAGGGAGAAGACAAGAACAGGAGAGCATGATCCCAGACTGACTAGTGAGACAGCCAGCA GTGTTGCAACAGGTATTGAAGAAAGCACGTCAACATTTAACTGCCACAGTAATGATGGGGAAGAAAGGGCTGACCAACCAACTCTAGTGTATACTCAAGCTCTTAATTATATTAGAAAGATAAAGGAACGGTCTGCAGAACAAG GTGTTCCCTTTGCTAGTCGAGAGCTTGTGCAGCTACCACAGGACACCCATGATGTGGCTGCCTTCCTAAAGAGCTTTAAAAGTTCT CGTGGCTTTACAGTTGCCATCAGTGTTCAGGATGGTACAGTACTCCAGGTTTCACCGGCCATTACTGATGTCCTCGGTTTCCCGAAAGACATGCTCATTGGACAGTCATTCATTGACTTTGTCTACCCTAAGGATTCAATTAACTTATCATCCAAAATCATTCATGGATTAAATATGCCATTCAGATCTGAATCACTTAATG ATAATTATGGTACATCATTTTACTGTCGGATGCGTGTATATCATGGTCTGAAGACTTCAGGTTTTGCAGTACGCAACAAACGCACCCATTATAAGCCATGCAAGATGATATTGAAATTCCATGATGCTTCGTGCACAGATGAGACTGCATCAACTTATGGACCCAACTCCTCTCTTCTGCTGGCAGAAGTTATCCCTGTAGAAAGTGTTTACACCG TACCTGAGGAGACACCAGCAATGGGCTGCTTCAGCATTCGCCACACTGCTTCATGCAACTTCTCTGAATATGACCCTGAGGCCATTCCATATTTGGGTCATCTGCCTCAAGACCTGACAGGCAATTCAGTCTTTGACTGCTATCATCCACAAGACTTGCCTCTTCTCAAGTATGTTTATGAAGAAA TGGTGAAACAACAGGGAAAGCCCCATAGAAGTAAACCATATAGGTTTCGAGCCTTCAATGGAAGCTACGTTACTCTTCAAACGGAATGGCTTTGCTTTGTTAATCCATGGACAAAAAGAATTGACTCCATTATTGGTCAGCACAGGGTGTTGAAA GGTCCCAGTGATATTGCAATATTTTTAGATCCAGGAGATAAGATTCAGTCTCCACTACCAGAAGAAGTCATGAAGGAGGCACAGAAAGCACAAAAAGAAATAATTGAATTATTAGCAAAG CCAGTTGCTACATACAAAGACCCGAGCAAAGCACCACAAGAGATGCGGAGAAGAACTCTGGCTCACATGATGAGCTCCATTGTAGACGAATTAGACAGTATGGAAAAAAATGGGAATAATACTGCCGAGAAAAATGCTGCACCACAGAAATTGAGCAGCCAGCAGCCTCTCAGTGTGGTAGTGATGCCTAATCAACCAAGCACA TTTCCCACCAATCAGGATCAAGGCTCAGTCGTTATGGGGGAGATCTCCCCTCATCAAGATGATCGTTGTTATGAATCCAACCCCTCTACTTCCACTCCATCCAGCTACAGCAAGCTCAACTACGCTGAAACCCTTCAGAG ATTCTTCCGAAGCCACCCAAAGACGGCTTCCTCCGATGAAAGTGGTGACAGCAAAATGGAGGTATCACATTCAGGAAGTTTAG ATGGCAAGAGTAGCTACCATCCTGCCTTTTCTTTGTGTGATGGTTCAGGAAACCACAAGCAGTTGAAGACGCTTTCGCACTCACAGACACTCTCACAGTCCCAGTCCGGTTCGGGTTCGGGCGATAACTGTGATCATACCAG AAAATCAGAAAGCACAGGAAATGGCAGCAGAGAGATGGGTAGAACGTCAAGTGATGGACGTTCCTACTGCCATATCCAGCTGACAGAAGAAGTGCTCTCTAGACATAATGCTGACATGCAGAAGATCTTCATGCAGCGACAGCAAACTGGTGGCAAATCATTCAAGGACAAATATAAAATGAAAACAGTGAAAAAGCCGACAAAGAGGCCTATTGAACGT ACTGTGGGCATGAAGAGATGTGGTGGCATTGTGGAGAATGAAGCAAGTGTGCACAAACAACCATTCCTTGCACCTCCTGCAGCAGTTTCCAGTTCTTCCCTCAAGCCTTCCTCTGCAGATGTGTGGATATCAGCAGATAAGACTCACATTCCGACCTCTGG GTCAGCTGGAGGAGCTGTAGGTGCTGTAGGAGCAAGCACTGCCCATGGAGGTACTATAACAGCACCATCATATCCAAGCATTGTGCCTGgattttactttcctgcaagtgcATCCAGCATGTCATCATTGCCTCCAGTTGATAATTTAAACATTTCTCAAGCACCTGGGCCTTCCCTTGTCATACCTCCACAACAGCCAGCTTTTATACAACCTCAAG CCCCTTCTCAAGAAATCCATGTCAACTACATGCAATTGGGTGGTCTTCCTGCTTCTGCCCATCAGTGGATTAACT CAGGTATGACTGTGCCTCTTCAGTACATGAGTGCCATTCCTGGGGTGATGTACCAGACTGTTGCACCACCACTCTTCAATGCTCCTCCTCTTATGCTACCTAATGTAGTCTACCAGCACACTACGGTTCAGCCACCTCTAGGACAAATTCCAGTTCTACTTTCTGATGGAGAGAAGCGTTCGGGAGTAGACAGTGAACATGAGCAACTGGAGCCCAACTCACAGTCAGCTAAG AACTTTAATATCAAACAATGTGCTGCTCACCTGCGCCGGCCAGACTCCCAGGCTACGTCAGTTAAAGCAGAACCTGGCTCAGCGCGTGGCAGCACTGCCTCTGCCTCGGGCAAGATTATTAGTTCACATTCACACGTTGCTGAAAGTTTACGCTCCTTTGTGGAAGATACAGCAATATTGTCTCCTGGCTGCATGCCCAAG GATTCTGAGATGAACTGTGACTCATCACAGGTATCGCAGTTCTCACAGTCGACTAGTGTCCAGGCAGAGGCTGAAAGCGTCGGCTCACCTGGGAAGCGAGACAAGATGGCACTTGAAGATCGTGAGCAACATCATGAAAATTCCAG TGATATGGTGCTGTCTATAACGAGTTCATCCTCATCACTCAGAGAATACAAGTCTACTGATGATAGCATGCAAAATGTGTCGGAAAATTTTGATAATAGTGAG GCCTCATCATCTGGAATGAAATGGAACATACCACGATCCAAGTGCCAACGTCCAGTGTTGAATGACCCGCCATGGTTGGAGGATGTGAAAGTCACACCAGAGCTGTTGTACAAGTACCAGCTGGAGACCAAGGAACTAGTTGATGTTCTCAGGCAAGATATGGACATGCTCAAGAGAATACGACAG CCTGCTTGGGTGGATGACCAACTATCCTCACTGTACAACGAGCTGGAGCTGGAGGGTTCCAGTGCAGACCTACAACTGGATGATGGTGTTACTTCATCATCTGGAGAAGACCAAGCTGGCACCTCTACACAG ACTCCTCCAAGAAAAAAGAAATCATCCATGTATTTTAGCAAGATGGCTATGCTTCATGAAGAGGATGCTCCACTACCTCCCTCGGAGCCTTGGGCCATGAGACAGCACCCGGCACAGGAGACCTCCAGCTCTTCATCTTAA
- the LOC123775250 gene encoding period circadian protein isoform X5, which produces MAESDNHGVTMEEQSIDDAKNPGQQESAYGSLESSSQGPSQKSYSGSKSLNSGSSHSSGFGDNADFSENRLKEVKHKDHRRKKSKEKPDKLLLKEKTEKCTKEENDKEREKTRTGEHDPRLTSETASSVATGIEESTSTFNCHSNDGEERADQPTLVYTQALNYIRKIKERSAEQGVPFASRELVQLPQDTHDVAAFLKSFKSSRGFTVAISVQDGTVLQVSPAITDVLGFPKDMLIGQSFIDFVYPKDSINLSSKIIHGLNMPFRSESLNDNYGTSFYCRMRVYHGLKTSGFAVRNKRTHYKPCKMILKFHDASCTDETASTYGPNSSLLLAEVIPVESVYTVPEETPAMGCFSIRHTASCNFSEYDPEAIPYLGHLPQDLTGNSVFDCYHPQDLPLLKYVYEEMVKQQGKPHRSKPYRFRAFNGSYVTLQTEWLCFVNPWTKRIDSIIGQHRVLKGPSDIAIFLDPGDKIQSPLPEEVMKEAQKAQKEIIELLAKPVATYKDPSKAPQEMRRRTLAHMMSSIVDELDSMEKNGNNTAEKNAAPQKLSSQQPLSVVVMPNQPSTFPTNQDQGSVVMGEISPHQDDRCYESNPSTSTPSSYSKLNYAETLQRFFRSHPKTASSDESGDSKMEVSHSGSLDGKSSYHPAFSLCDGSGNHKQLKTLSHSQTLSQSQSGSGSGDNCDHTRKSESTGNGSREMGRTSSDGRSYCHIQLTEEVLSRHNADMQKIFMQRQQTGGKSFKDKYKMKTVKKPTKRPIERTVGMKRCGGIVENEASVHKQPFLAPPAAVSSSSLKPSSADVWISADKTHIPTSGSAGGAVGAVGASTAHGGTITAPSYPSIVPGFYFPASASSMSSLPPVDNLNISQAPGPSLVIPPQQPAFIQPQAPSQEIHVNYMQLGGLPASAHQWINSGMTVPLQYMSAIPGVMYQTVAPPLFNAPPLMLPNVVYQHTTVQPPLGQIPVLLSDGEKRSGVDSEHEQLEPNSQSAKNFNIKQCAAHLRRPDSQATSVKAEPGSARGSTASASGKIISSHSHVAESLRSFVEDTAILSPGCMPKVSQFSQSTSVQAEAESVGSPGKRDKMALEDREQHHENSSDMVLSITSSSSSLREYKSTDDSMQNVSENFDNSEASSSGMKWNIPRSKCQRPVLNDPPWLEDVKVTPELLYKYQLETKELVDVLRQDMDMLKRIRQPAWVDDQLSSLYNELELEGSSADLQLDDGVTSSSGEDQAGTSTQTPPRKKKSSMYFSKMAMLHEEDAPLPPSEPWAMRQHPAQETSSSSS; this is translated from the exons GGGTAACCATGGAGGAACAGTCAATTGATGATGCTAAGAATCCAGGACAACAAGAGTCAGCATATGGTTCCTTGGAGTCCAGTTCCCAAGGCCCATCTCAGAAAAG TTACAGTGGGAGCAAGAGCCTCAATAGTGGATCCAGTCACAGTAGTGGCTTTGGCGATAATGCTGACTTTAG TGAAAACAGATTGAAAGAAGTCAAGCACAAAGACCACAGAAGGAAAAAGTCAAAAGAGAAGCCTGATAAATTGCTGCTTAAGGAGAAGACAGAGAAGTGTACCAAAGAAGAAAATGATAAGGAGAGGGAGAAGACAAGAACAGGAGAGCATGATCCCAGACTGACTAGTGAGACAGCCAGCA GTGTTGCAACAGGTATTGAAGAAAGCACGTCAACATTTAACTGCCACAGTAATGATGGGGAAGAAAGGGCTGACCAACCAACTCTAGTGTATACTCAAGCTCTTAATTATATTAGAAAGATAAAGGAACGGTCTGCAGAACAAG GTGTTCCCTTTGCTAGTCGAGAGCTTGTGCAGCTACCACAGGACACCCATGATGTGGCTGCCTTCCTAAAGAGCTTTAAAAGTTCT CGTGGCTTTACAGTTGCCATCAGTGTTCAGGATGGTACAGTACTCCAGGTTTCACCGGCCATTACTGATGTCCTCGGTTTCCCGAAAGACATGCTCATTGGACAGTCATTCATTGACTTTGTCTACCCTAAGGATTCAATTAACTTATCATCCAAAATCATTCATGGATTAAATATGCCATTCAGATCTGAATCACTTAATG ATAATTATGGTACATCATTTTACTGTCGGATGCGTGTATATCATGGTCTGAAGACTTCAGGTTTTGCAGTACGCAACAAACGCACCCATTATAAGCCATGCAAGATGATATTGAAATTCCATGATGCTTCGTGCACAGATGAGACTGCATCAACTTATGGACCCAACTCCTCTCTTCTGCTGGCAGAAGTTATCCCTGTAGAAAGTGTTTACACCG TACCTGAGGAGACACCAGCAATGGGCTGCTTCAGCATTCGCCACACTGCTTCATGCAACTTCTCTGAATATGACCCTGAGGCCATTCCATATTTGGGTCATCTGCCTCAAGACCTGACAGGCAATTCAGTCTTTGACTGCTATCATCCACAAGACTTGCCTCTTCTCAAGTATGTTTATGAAGAAA TGGTGAAACAACAGGGAAAGCCCCATAGAAGTAAACCATATAGGTTTCGAGCCTTCAATGGAAGCTACGTTACTCTTCAAACGGAATGGCTTTGCTTTGTTAATCCATGGACAAAAAGAATTGACTCCATTATTGGTCAGCACAGGGTGTTGAAA GGTCCCAGTGATATTGCAATATTTTTAGATCCAGGAGATAAGATTCAGTCTCCACTACCAGAAGAAGTCATGAAGGAGGCACAGAAAGCACAAAAAGAAATAATTGAATTATTAGCAAAG CCAGTTGCTACATACAAAGACCCGAGCAAAGCACCACAAGAGATGCGGAGAAGAACTCTGGCTCACATGATGAGCTCCATTGTAGACGAATTAGACAGTATGGAAAAAAATGGGAATAATACTGCCGAGAAAAATGCTGCACCACAGAAATTGAGCAGCCAGCAGCCTCTCAGTGTGGTAGTGATGCCTAATCAACCAAGCACA TTTCCCACCAATCAGGATCAAGGCTCAGTCGTTATGGGGGAGATCTCCCCTCATCAAGATGATCGTTGTTATGAATCCAACCCCTCTACTTCCACTCCATCCAGCTACAGCAAGCTCAACTACGCTGAAACCCTTCAGAG ATTCTTCCGAAGCCACCCAAAGACGGCTTCCTCCGATGAAAGTGGTGACAGCAAAATGGAGGTATCACATTCAGGAAGTTTAG ATGGCAAGAGTAGCTACCATCCTGCCTTTTCTTTGTGTGATGGTTCAGGAAACCACAAGCAGTTGAAGACGCTTTCGCACTCACAGACACTCTCACAGTCCCAGTCCGGTTCGGGTTCGGGCGATAACTGTGATCATACCAG AAAATCAGAAAGCACAGGAAATGGCAGCAGAGAGATGGGTAGAACGTCAAGTGATGGACGTTCCTACTGCCATATCCAGCTGACAGAAGAAGTGCTCTCTAGACATAATGCTGACATGCAGAAGATCTTCATGCAGCGACAGCAAACTGGTGGCAAATCATTCAAGGACAAATATAAAATGAAAACAGTGAAAAAGCCGACAAAGAGGCCTATTGAACGT ACTGTGGGCATGAAGAGATGTGGTGGCATTGTGGAGAATGAAGCAAGTGTGCACAAACAACCATTCCTTGCACCTCCTGCAGCAGTTTCCAGTTCTTCCCTCAAGCCTTCCTCTGCAGATGTGTGGATATCAGCAGATAAGACTCACATTCCGACCTCTGG GTCAGCTGGAGGAGCTGTAGGTGCTGTAGGAGCAAGCACTGCCCATGGAGGTACTATAACAGCACCATCATATCCAAGCATTGTGCCTGgattttactttcctgcaagtgcATCCAGCATGTCATCATTGCCTCCAGTTGATAATTTAAACATTTCTCAAGCACCTGGGCCTTCCCTTGTCATACCTCCACAACAGCCAGCTTTTATACAACCTCAAG CCCCTTCTCAAGAAATCCATGTCAACTACATGCAATTGGGTGGTCTTCCTGCTTCTGCCCATCAGTGGATTAACT CAGGTATGACTGTGCCTCTTCAGTACATGAGTGCCATTCCTGGGGTGATGTACCAGACTGTTGCACCACCACTCTTCAATGCTCCTCCTCTTATGCTACCTAATGTAGTCTACCAGCACACTACGGTTCAGCCACCTCTAGGACAAATTCCAGTTCTACTTTCTGATGGAGAGAAGCGTTCGGGAGTAGACAGTGAACATGAGCAACTGGAGCCCAACTCACAGTCAGCTAAG AACTTTAATATCAAACAATGTGCTGCTCACCTGCGCCGGCCAGACTCCCAGGCTACGTCAGTTAAAGCAGAACCTGGCTCAGCGCGTGGCAGCACTGCCTCTGCCTCGGGCAAGATTATTAGTTCACATTCACACGTTGCTGAAAGTTTACGCTCCTTTGTGGAAGATACAGCAATATTGTCTCCTGGCTGCATGCCCAAG GTATCGCAGTTCTCACAGTCGACTAGTGTCCAGGCAGAGGCTGAAAGCGTCGGCTCACCTGGGAAGCGAGACAAGATGGCACTTGAAGATCGTGAGCAACATCATGAAAATTCCAG TGATATGGTGCTGTCTATAACGAGTTCATCCTCATCACTCAGAGAATACAAGTCTACTGATGATAGCATGCAAAATGTGTCGGAAAATTTTGATAATAGTGAG GCCTCATCATCTGGAATGAAATGGAACATACCACGATCCAAGTGCCAACGTCCAGTGTTGAATGACCCGCCATGGTTGGAGGATGTGAAAGTCACACCAGAGCTGTTGTACAAGTACCAGCTGGAGACCAAGGAACTAGTTGATGTTCTCAGGCAAGATATGGACATGCTCAAGAGAATACGACAG CCTGCTTGGGTGGATGACCAACTATCCTCACTGTACAACGAGCTGGAGCTGGAGGGTTCCAGTGCAGACCTACAACTGGATGATGGTGTTACTTCATCATCTGGAGAAGACCAAGCTGGCACCTCTACACAG ACTCCTCCAAGAAAAAAGAAATCATCCATGTATTTTAGCAAGATGGCTATGCTTCATGAAGAGGATGCTCCACTACCTCCCTCGGAGCCTTGGGCCATGAGACAGCACCCGGCACAGGAGACCTCCAGCTCTTCATCTTAA